From a region of the Syngnathus typhle isolate RoL2023-S1 ecotype Sweden linkage group LG12, RoL_Styp_1.0, whole genome shotgun sequence genome:
- the notch1a gene encoding neurogenic locus notch homolog protein 1 yields MYRFFARLTFLLSAVIFVSQGLKCSLPTESCLNGGRCEPASNGNGDCKCPSDYVGNRCQFPNPCSPSPCRNGGECRAVSHGNTFDFRCVCRLGFTDRLCLTPTNHACMSSPCRNGGTCDLISLTAFRCRCSPGWSGKTCQHPNPCASNPCANGGQCSAFDSNFICTCPPAFNGQTCKQDVNECAQSPTPCLNGGVCVNEVGSYHCRCPQDYSGPHCENRYVPCSPSPCQNGGTCVQKGDSVYECSCLPGFTGQNCEHNIDDCPGHSCQNGGVCVDGVNTYNCQCPPHYTGQYCTENVDECELMPNACQNGGTCHDTHGSFHCVCVNGWTGDDCSENIDDCASAACYHGATCHDRVASFFCECPHGRTGLLCHLDDACISNPCQKGSNCDTNPVNGKAICTCPPGYTGSACNSDIDECSLGANPCEHGGRCLNTKGSFQCKCLQGYEGPRCEMDVNECMSNPCHNDATCLDQIGGFHCICMPGYEGVFCHVNTDECASQPCLNNGKCVDKINSFHCECPQGFSGNLCQVDIDECASTPCKNGAKCTDGPNKYTCECAEGYTGQHCETDINECYSDPCHYGTCKDGLASFTCYCRPGYTGRLCETNINECLSQPCRNGGTCQDRENTYICSCPKGTAGFNCEINLDDCKSHPCDYGRCIDKLNGYECACEPGYTGTMCNINIDDCAINPCHNGGTCVDGINGFTCLCPEGYNDATCLSQVDECGSNPCIHGRCHDLINSYKCTCDSGWSGPNCDINNNECESNPCMNGGTCKDMTSGYHCTCRAGFTGPNCQTNINECASNPCLNQGTCMDDVAGYKCNCQLPYTGENCETLLAPCNSRPCKNGGLCKESEDYQSFSCSCPSGWQGQTCEIDINECVKSPCRNGALCHNTMGSYQCKCLPGYTGQKCETDVDDCKPNPCSNGAFCRDGINTFTCTCPPGFRGGRCEQDINECESNPCRNGANCTDCVNSYTCTCPPGFSGINCEINTNDCTDSSCFNGGTCADGINAFTCLCLPGFTGSYCQYDINECDSRPCLNGGTCLDSFGTYKCTCPPGYTGVNCQNLIRWCDSSPCKNGGQCWQKGASYTCQCQSGWTGLYCDIPSVSCEVAAKQQGVEVAHLCRNSGQCLDAGSTHYCRCQAGYTGSYCQEQVDECSPNPCHNGAACTDYLGGYSCECLPGYHGVNCSKEINECQSQPCQNGGTCIDLINTYKCSCPRGTQGVHCEINLDDCNPFSDPLTHEPKCFNNGKCVDRIGGYQCVCPAGYVGERCEGDVNECLSDPCDPRGSYNCIQLTNSYRCECRTGYTGQRCDKVFDGCKGRPCRNGGTCAVASNTPHGFICKCPPGFTGSSCEYDSRSCGNLNCKNGGTCVSGHLGPRCLCPPAFTGPECLTPTDSLCISNPCYNAGTCQITPEAPYFQCSCPSNFNGLLCHILDYSFVGGFGRDITPPPEVEVSCENPQCDEWAGNHICDSLCNNHACGWDGGDCSLNFDDPWQNCSAALQCWRYFNDGKCDGQCNSPGCLYDGFDCQGQEGQCNPLYDQYCKDHYADGHCDQGCNNAECEWDGLDCANNMPEKLADGHLVLVVHIPPEQLKNHSSAFLRDLSGVLHTNVVFRRDGKGEPMIFPYYGNEQDLVKHNVLKRSTDGWPEWAAMPANVLGQMKDTVSAMVSPRKRRELDSLQVKGSIVYLEIDNRQCYQQSSECFQSATDVAAFLGALASSGNLHVPYIEAVTSVRPTPSSSELYPMYVVFLGLAALGFVSLGVLVSRKRRREHGQLWFPEGFRASEPSKKKRREPVGEDSVGLRPMKICDINLMDDNQNEWGDEDPDCRRFKFEEQSMLDLRDRTDQRKWTQQHLDAADLRIASVAPTPPQGEIENDCMDVNVRGPDGFTPLMIASCSGGGLETANSEEEEDPSAEIITDFIYQGANLHNQTDRTGETALHLAARYARSDAAKRLLESSADANVQDNMGRTPLHAAVAADAQGVFQILIRNRATDLDAHMHDGTTPLILAARLAVEGMVEELINCHADANGTDDSGKSALHWAAAVNNVQAAVMLLKNGANKDMQDNKEETPLFLAAREGSYETAKILLEHFANREITDHLDQLPRDIAQERMHHDIVRLLDEYNVVRSPGLHAAPLSTSSSLSPPLCSPNDYLSNLKPNLSVKKVRKGGKDGSKDNRVKKKKSLDGKGNLLDTSAVLSPVDSLESPHGYLSDAASPPMTSPFQQSPPISLNHLQGKGDSHMGQMSMPFDPNPPRLSHMPVSSPNSQGSTSIGGGRVGQCDWMSRMHPGSFHQVSPMSHNMMGGLSGVSTATLSQIMGYQNLQTTHLGSAAHMMQQAHSRQLQHQNSNSATAGQSMTQSFPAMELNGGSEMQQNNGRSMAIHSVMPQETQILGAQFLTPPSQHSYSGPMDNTPNHQLQVPDHPFLTPSPGSPDQWSSSSPHSMSDWSEGISSPPTSIHSQMNLIPEQFK; encoded by the exons ATGTATCGTTTCTTTGCGAGACTAACATTTCTCCTTTCGGCCGTTATTTTCGTCTCACAAG GTCTTAAATGCTCACTACCCACTGAGTCCTGCCTGAATGGAGGAAGGTGTGAACCCGCCTCCAATGGGAACGGAGACTGCAA GTGTCCCAGTGACTACGTAGGCAACCGATGTCAATTTCCCAACCCGTGCAGCCCGTCACCGTGCCGCAACGGCGGCGAGTGCCGCGCCGTCTCCCACGGCAACACTTTCGACTTCCGCTGCGTGTGCCGACTGGGTTTCACCGACCGTCTCTGCCTCACACCGACCAACCATGCCTGCATGAGCTCGCCCTGTCGCAACGGGGGAACGTGCGACCTCATCTCGCTCACGGCCTTCCGCTGCCGCTGCTCGCCTGGATGGTCTG GCAAAACATGTCAACACCCCAACCCGTGCGCTTCCAACCCGTGCGCAAATGGCGGCCAGTGCTCGGCCTTCGATTCCAACTTCATCTGCACCTGCCCGCCGGCCTTCAACGGTCAAACCTGCAAGCAAGACGTCAACGAGTGCGCCCAGAGCCCGACGCCCTGCCTGAACGGCGGCGTCTGCGTCAACGAGGTGGGCTCGTACCACTGCCGCTGCCCTCAGGACTACAGCGGGCCGCACTGCGAGAACCGCTACGTGCCGTGCAGCCCGTCGCCTTGCCAGAACGGGGGCACCTGCGTCCAGAAGGGGGACAGCGTCTACGAGTGTAGCTGTCTGCCGG GATTCACGGGTCAGAACTGCGAGCACAACATTGACGACTGCCCGGGCCACAGCTGCCAAAATGGCGGCGTATGTGTCGATGGAGTCAACACCTACAATTGTCAATGCCCGCCTCATTACACAG GCCAATACTGCACCGAGAACGTGGACGAGTGCGAGCTGATGCCCAACGCGTGTCAGAACGGCGGCACCTGTCACGACACTCACGGGAGCTTCCACTGCGTTTGCGTCAACGGCTGGACGGGAGACGACTGCAGCGAGAACATCGACGACTGCGCCAGCGCTGCCTGTTACCACGGCGCCACCTGTCATGACCGTGTGGCCTCCTTCTTTTGCGAATGTCCGCATGGACGTACAG GTTTGCTGTGCCACCTGGACGACGCTTGCATCAGCAATCCGTGTCAGAAAGGCTCCAACTGTGACACCAACCCAGTCAACGGAAAAGCCATTTGCACTTGCCCGCCGGGTTACACCGGCTCGGCCTGCAACTCGGACATCGACGAGTGCTCCCTCG GCGCCAACCCTTGCGAGCACGGCGGCCGCTGTCTCAACACCAAAGGCTCGTTCCAGTGCAAGTGTCTTCAAGGGTACGAGGGCCCGCGATGCGAGATGGATGTCAACGAGTGCATGTCCAATCCGTGCCACAACGACGCCACTTGCCTGGATCAGATCGGAGGATTCCACTGCATCTGCATGCCAG GTTACGAGGGGGTCTTCTGCCATGTCAACACGGACGAGTGCGCCAGCCAGCCTTGTCTCAATAACGGCAAATGCGTCGACAAGATCAACTCCTTCCACTGCGAGTGTCCTCAAG GATTTTCAGGGAATCTGTGCCAGGTTGATATTGACGAGTGCGCCAGCACCCCTTGTAAAAACGGAGCCAAGTGTACCGACGGTCCCAATAAGTACACCTGCGAATGTGCTGAAG GTTACACAGGGCAGCATTGCGAGACGGACATCAACGAGTGCTACTCGGACCCGTGCCACTACGGCACCTGCAAGGACGGCCTGGCCTCGTTTACATGCTACTGCCGTCCCGGCTACACGGGCCGCCTGTGCGAGACCAACATCAACGAGTGTCTGAGCCAGCCCTGCAGGAACGGCGGCACTTGCCAGGATCGGGAGAACACCTATATCTGTTCCTGCCCCAAAGGCACCGCGG GTTTCAACTGCGAAATCAACCTGGACGACTGCAAGAGTCACCCCTGCGATTACGGGCGGTGCATCGACAAGCTCAATGGCTACGAGTGTGCGTGTGAGCCGGGCTACACAG GAACAATGTGCAACATCAACATCGACGACTGCGCCATCAATCCGTGCCACAACGGCGGCACGTGCGTGGACGGCATCAACGGCTTCACCTGCCTCTGCCCCGAGGGCTACAACGACGCCACCTGCTTGTCTCAAGTGGACGAATGCGGCAGCAACCCCTGCATCCACGGCCGATGCCACGACCTCATCAACAG CTACAAATGCACCTGCGATTCTGGCTGGAGCGGCCCCAATTGCGACATCAACAACAACGAGTGCGAATCGAACCCGTGCATGAACGGAGGCACCTGTAAAGACATGACCAGCGGCTACCACTGCACATGCAGAGCGGGCTTCACAG GGCCCAATTGTCAAACTAACATCAATGAGTGTGCATCCAACCCCTGCCTCAACCAGGGCACCTGCATGGATGACGTGGCAGGATACAAGTGCAACTGTCAGCTGCCCTACACCG GTGAAAACTGCGAGACTTTGCTGGCTCCCTGCAACTCGAGACCGTGCAAAAATGGCGGCCTATGTAAAGAGTCTGAAGACTACCAGAGCTTCTCATGCAGCTGTCCCAGCGGGTGGCAAG GTCAAACTTGCGAGATTGATATCAACGAATGCGTGAAAAGCCCGTGCCGCAATGGAGCGCTTTGTCACAACACGATGGGAAGCTACCAGTGCAAGTGCTTGCCCGGCTACACGGGTCAGAAGTGCGAGACTGACGTCGATGACTGCAAGCCAA ATCCGTGCAGCAACGGCGCTTTTTGCCGCGACGGCATCAACACGTTCACGTGTACGTGCCCGCCGGGCTTCCGCGGCGGCAGATGCGAGCAAGACATCAACGAGTGCGAAAGCAACCCGTGCCGCAACGGCGCCAACTGCACCGACTGCGTCAACAGCTACACGTGCACCTGCCCGCCCGGCTTCAGCGGCATCAACTGTGAGATCAACACCAACGATTGCACCGACAG CTCCTGCTTCAACGGCGGGACGTGCGCAGATGGCATCAACGCCTTCACCTGCCTGTGCCTGCCCGGATTTACCGGCAGCTATTGTCAATATGACATCAACGAGTGTGACTCAAGGCCGTGTCTCAACGGTGGCACCTGCCTGGACAGTTTTGGAACGTACAAGTGCACCTGCCCGCCGGGTTACACGGGGGTCAACTGCCAG aatctcATACGCTGGTGCGATTCGTCCCCCTGCAAAAACGGGGGCCAGTGCTGGCAAAAGGGGGCTTCCTACACCTGCCAGTGTCAATCCGGCTGGACCGGCCTCTACTGTGACATCCCCAGCGTGTCCTGTGAAGTCGCAGCCAAACAGCAAG GTGTGGAAGTGGCTCACCTGTGCCGGAATTCCGGTCAGTGCTTGGACGCCGGAAGCACGCATTACTGCCGCTGCCAGGCAGGCTACACGGGAAGCTACTGCCAGGAACAAGTGGACGAGTGCTCCCCTAACCCGTGCCACAACGGAGCCGCGTGCACTGATTACCTTGGAGGCTACAGTTGCGAA TGTCTCCCCGGTTACCATGGCGTCAACTGCTCCAAGGAGATCAATGAGTGCCAGTCTCAGCCTTGTCAGAATGGAGGCACTTGCATCGATCTCATCAACACATACAAGTGCTCTTGTCCCAGAGGAACCCAAG GTGTCCACTGCGAGATTAATCTGGACGACTGCAACCCGTTCAGCGACCCGCTGACCCACGAGCCCAAATGCTTCAACAACGGCAAATGCGTGGATCGCATCGGGGGCTACCAGTGCGTGTGCCCGGCGGGCTACGTGGGCGAGCGCTGCGAAGGCGACGTCAACGAGTGCTTGTCGGATCCTTGCGACCCCCGAGGCTCGTACAACTGCATCCAGCTCACCAACAGTTATCGTTGCGAATGCCGCACGGGATATACAG GCCAGCGTTGCGACAAAGTTTTTGACGGCTGCAAAGGAAGACCTTGCAGAAATGGAGGCACGTGTGCGGTCGCCAGTAACACTCCTCATGGCTTCATCTGCAAGTGCCCACCG GGCTTCACCGGCTCCTCCTGCGAGTACGATTCTCGCTCCTGCGGGAATCTCAACTGCAAGAACGGAGGCACGTGCGTATCGGGCCACCTGGGCCCGCGCTGCCTGTGCCCTCCGGCCTTCACCGGACCCGAGTGCCTGACCCCGACCGACAGCCTCTGCATCTCCAACCCGTGCTACAACGCCGGCACTTGCCAAATCACGCCCGAGGCGCCGTACTTCCAATGCAGCTGTCCCAGCAATTTCAACGGCCTGCTGTGCCACATCCTGGACTATTCCTTCGTGGGTGGCTTCGGTCGTGATATTACACCTCCGCCGGAAGTGGAGGTGAGCTGCGAGAACCCCCAGTGCGACGAGTGGGCCGGCAACCACATCTGCGACTCGCTGTGCAACAACCACGCGTGCGGCTGGGACGGAGGAGACTGCTCCCTGAATTTCGACGATCCCTGGCAAAACTGCTCGGCGGCTCTGCAGTGCTGGCGCTACTTCAACGACGGCAAGTGCGACGGCCAGTGTAACAGCCCCGGATGCCTTTACGATGGCTTTGACTGTCAGGGCCAGGAAGGGCAATGCAA CCCACTTTACGACCAGTACTGCAAAGACCACTACGCCGACGGCCACTGCGATCAAGGCTGCAATAACGCCGAGTGTGAATGGGATGGCCTGGATTGCGCAAACAACATGCCAGAAAAGCTAGCGGACGGCCATTTGGTCCTGGTGGTCCACATCCCACCGGAGCAGCTTAAAAATCACTCTTCGGCCTTCCTCAGAGACCTCAGCGGGGTTCTTCACACCAACGTGGTGTTCCGCCGTGACGGCAAAGGGGAGCCCATGATCTTCCCTTATTACGGCAACGAGCAGGACCTGGTGAAGCACAACGTGCTGAAGCGCTCGACGGACGGCTGGCCCGAGTGGGCGGCCATGCCGGCCAATGTTTTGGGTCAAATGAAAGACACCGTGTCTGCCATGGTCAGCCCACGCAAACGCAGAGAGCTGGATTCTCTGCAAGTCAAAGG GTCAATAGTCTACCTGGAGATTGACAACCGCCAGTGTTACCAGCAATCCAGCGAATGCTTCCAAAGCGCCACGGACGTCGCAGCGTTCCTCGGAGCGCTGGCGTCCAGCGGGAATCTCCACGTTCCCTACATTGAAGCTGTCACCA gtgtgAGACCGACTCCTTCGAGTTCAGAGCTCTATCCCATGTACGTGGTCTTCCTGGGATTAGCAGCGTTGGGTTTCGTCAGCCTCGGCGTTTTGGTGTCACGCAAGCGACGGCGAGAACACGGCCAGCTTTGGTTCCCGGAAGGATTCAGAGCGTCAGAGCCCAGCAAAAAGAAACGCAGAGAACCGGTTGGGGAAGATTCTGTCGGACTGAG GCCTATGAAAATATGTGACATCAACCTCATGGACGACAATCAAAACGAATGGGGCGACGAGGATCCCGACTGCAGGCGTTTCAAG TTTGAGGAGCAGTCCATGCTGGATCTGAGGGACCGAACTGACCAGAGGAAATGGACCCAGCAGCATTTGGATGCGGCCGACCTGCGTATCGCGTCCGTCGCCCCGACGCCTCCCCAGGGGGAGATAGAGAATGACTGCATGGACGTCAACGTCAGAGGACCAG ACGGCTTCACCCCACTGATGATCGCCTCGTGCAGCGGCGGAGGACTGGAGACCGCTAACAGCGAAGAGGAAGAGGATCCTTCCGCAGAGATCATTACAGACTTCATTTACCAAGGCGCAAACCTCCACAACCAGACGGACCGCACGGGCGAGACGGCCCTCCATTTGGCCGCCCGCTACGCCCGCTCCGACGCCGCCAAGCGCCTGCTGGAGTCCAGCGCCGACGCCAACGTCCAGGACAACATGGGACGCACTCCTCTTCATGCTGCTGTAGCTGCTGACGCACAGGGCGTGTTCCAG attttaatCCGAAACCGTGCGACGGATCTTGATGCGCACATGCACGACGGGACAACGCCGCTGATCCTGGCTGCCAGGTTGGCAGTTGAGGGCATGGTGGAAGAGCTCATCAACTGCCACGCCGACGCCAACGGCACCGACGATTCTG gTAAATCTGCGCTTCACTGGGCCGCGGCTGTAAACAACGTGCAGGCTGCAGTCATGCTGCTGAAAAACGGTGCCAACAAAGACATGCAAGACAACAAG gaagAGACGCCACTCTTCCTCGCCGCACGTGAGGGAAGCTACGAGACAGCCAAGATTCTTCTGGAGCACTTTGCTAACCGCGAGATCACCGACCATCTGGACCAGCTGCCGAGGGATATCGCCCAGGAGCGCATGCACCACGACATCGTGCGCCTGCTGGACGAGTACAACGTGGTTCGCAGCCCGGGCCTTCACGCCGCCCCTCTTAGCACCTCCTCCAGTCTTTCGCCGCCGCTCTGCTCGCCCAATGACTACCTTAGCAACCTGAAACCCAACTTGTCGGTCAAGAAGGTGCGCAAAGGAGGCAAAGACGGCAGCAAAGACAACagggtgaagaagaagaagtcacTGGACGGAAAGGGCAATTTGCTGGACACGTCGGCCGTGCTATCCCCGGTGGACTCCCTGGAGTCCCCCCACGGCTACCTGTCCGACGCCGCCTCTCCTCCCATGACGTCACCATTCCAGCAGTCGCCCCCGATATCCCTCAATCATCTTCAAGGGAAGGGCGACTCGCATATGGGTCAGATGAGTATGCCTTTTGATCCTAACCCACCTCGACTTTCCCACATGCCGGTGTCCAGCCCTAATAGTCAGGGGAGCACGTCTATAGGGGGCGGCAGGGTCGGCCAGTGCGACTGGATGTCCAGGATGCACCCGGGCAGCTTCCACCAGGTCTCGCCCATGTCCCACAACATGATGGGAGGCCTCAGCGGCGTCAGCACGGCCACTTTGTCACAGATCATGGGCTACCAGAACCTACAGACCACCCACCTGGGCTCGGCCGCTCACATGATGCAGCAGGCCCACTCGCGCCAGCTGCAACACCAGAACTCCAACTCGGCCACGGCCGGGCAGTCCATGACGCAGAGCTTCCCCGCCATGGAGCTGAACGGCGGCAGCGAGATGCAGCAAAACAACGGGCGCTCCATGGCCATCCACAGCGTGATGCCGCAGGAGACGCAAATCCTCGGGGCCCAGTTCCTCACCCCTCCTTCCCAGCACAGCTATTCGGGGCCCATGGACAACACACCCAACCACCAGCTGCAGGTGCCCGACCACCCGTTTCTGACGCCCTCGCCCGGCTCGCCCGACCAGTGGTCCAGTTCGTCCCCACATTCCATGTCCGACTGGTCGGAGGGCATCTCAAGTCCCCCGACCAGCATCCACTCGCAGATGAATCTGATCCCAGAGCAGTTCAAGTAG
- the hwa gene encoding protein huluwa: MSQPGQSTAPSPSLSEGYPVVSLTLVVLLLIPAVIVLLLLNCLFLGYKLFLLSKARPRPPRRKNAKDFLFLESVLPRRTPDTEGFSTRRPYMSLSEPVLPQPPVTSSRASSSGRQHGISPLRPGSGSLRAPSSIRAARPSMGEWRHSAPVLPQSSESEADNVVPPNSPTSVYKEVEHMAGIHQSSTYRMLTELSPGAVHRMDQAHMECRSYLQPPSEGSCPNTLMACSGLDSDFGASAGVSLRILSEDSDGLSNGVLASALEWDYYDYYVKQNNVPKHKHQRPAMHTKQYWV; this comes from the exons ATGTCGCAGCCAGGTCAGAGCACAGCACCCAGCCCCAGTTTGAGCGAGGGTTACCCGGTGGTCAGCCTCACCCTGGTGGTCCTGCTACTCATCCCGGCTGTAATCGTTCTGCTCCTGCTCAACTGCCTCTTCCTGGGCTACAAACTGTTCCTCCTCTCCAAAGCGAGGCCGCGGCCGCCTCGCCGGAAAAACGCGAAGGACTTCCTGTTTCTGGAGTCCGTGTTGCCTCGGAGGACACCTGACACGGAGGGCTTCTCCACGCGGAGGCCGTACATGTCGTTGTCCGAGCCCGTCCTGCCACAGCCGCCGGTCACTTCCTCCAGGGCGTCTTCGTCCGGTAGGCAGCACGGGATTTCCCCGCTGAGGCCGGGATCCGGTTCCTTGAGGGCGCCCAGCAGCATCCGGGCGGCGAGACCCAGCATGGGCGAGTGGCGTCACAGCGCGCCGGTGTTGCCACAGTCCAGCGAATCAGAGGCCGACAACGTCGTACCGCCCAACTCTCCCACG AGCGTTTACAAGGAAGTGGAACACATGGCCGGCATCCATCAGAGTAGCACCTACAGGATGCTGACTGAGCTGAGCCCGGGTGCTGTACACCGGATGGACCAAGCACACATGGAATGCCGGTCTTACCTCCAACCACCCTCGGAGGgctcctgtcccaacacactgaTGGCTTGCTCGGGACTGGACAGCGACTTTGGTGCCAGTGCAG GAGTCTCCCTGCGGATTTTGTCAGAGGACAGCGACGGCTTGTCCAACGGCGTGCTGGCGTCAGCGTTGGAGTGGGACTATTACGACTATTACGTCAAGCAGAACAACGTGCCCAAACACAAACACCAACGGCCGGCCATGCACACCAAACAGTACTGGGTATAG
- the atp5fa1 gene encoding ATP synthase subunit alpha, mitochondrial has product MLSVRVAAALARALPRRAGYVSKNVPAACVAVKNLHTTHPWMQKTGTAEVSSILEQKIMGADTSADLEETGRVLSIGDGIARVYGLRNVQAEEMVEFSSGLKGMSLNLEPDNVGVVVFGNDKLIKEGDIVKRTGAIVDVPVGEELLGRVVDALGNAIDGKGPLGSQTRRRVGLKAPGIIPRISVREPMQTGIKAVDSLVPIGRGQRELIIGDRQTGKTAIAIDTIINQKRFNEGTDEKKKLYCIYVAIGQKRSTVAQLVKRLTDADAMKYTIVVSATASDAAPLQYLAPYSGCSMGEYFRDNGKHALIIYDDLSKQAVAYRQMSLLLRRPPGREAYPGDVFYLHSRLLERAAKMNDNFGGGSLTALPVIETQAGDVSAYIPTNVISITDGQIFLETELFYKGIRPAINVGLSVSRVGSAAQTRAMKQVAGTMKLELAQYREVAAFAQFGSDLDAATQQLLNRGVRLTELLKQGQYSPMAIEEQVTVIYAGVRGHLDKMEPSKITKFEKAFLQHILSQHQDLLAAIRADGQISEASDAKLKQTVLSFLSSFE; this is encoded by the exons ATGCTGTCAGTACGCGTCGCAGCGGCTCTTGCCCGCGCACTCCCTCGCCGGGCCGGCTAT GTGTCAAAAAATGTCCCTGCAGCATGTGTGGCAGTCAAGAACCTCCACACCACCCACCCATGGATGCAGAAAACAG GCACTGCAGAGGTTTCTTCTATCCTGGAGCAGAAGATCATGGGAGCAGACACCAGTGCTGATTTGGAAGAGACCGGCCGAGTGTTGTCCATCGGTGATGGTATCGCCCGAGTCTACGGTCTCAGGAACGTGCAGGCCGAGGAGATGGTGGAATTCTCATCTGGACTTAAG GGAATGTCACTGAACTTGGAGCCCGACAACGTTGGCGTGGTGGTGTTCGGTAACGACAAACTAATCAAGGAGGGCGACATTGTCAAGAGGACGGGTGCCATTGTAGACGTCCCCGTCGGCGAGGAGCTGCTGGGGCGCGTCGTGGACGCCCTTGGAAATGCCATCGATGGAAAG GGCCCCCTTGGCTCCCAGACCCGCAGGCGTGTGGGTCTGAAGGCGCCTGGCATCATCCCCCGTATCTCTGTGAGGGAGCCCATGCAGACTGGCATCAAAGCCGTGGACAGTCTGGTGCCCATTGGACGCGGGCAGCGTGAGCTCATCATTGGCGACAGGCAGACCGG AAAAACCGCCATTGCCATCGACACCATCATCAACCAGAAGCGCTTCAACGAGGGCACCGACGAGAAGAAAAAGCTCTACTGCATCTACGTGGCCATCGGACAGAAGAGATCCACCGTGGCCCAGCTGGTCAAGAGGCTGACAGACGCTGACGCCATGAAGTACACCATCGTGGTGTCAGCCACCGCCTCCGACGCCGCCCCGCTGCAATACCTGGCGCCCTACTCGGGCTGCTCCATGGGCGAGTACTTCCGGGACAACGGCAAGCACGCCCTCATCATTTACGACGATCTCTCCAAGCAG GCCGTCGCCTACCGTCAGATGTCCCTGCTGCTCCGCCGCCCGCCCGGCCGTGAGGCTTACCCAGGCGATGTCTTCTACCTGCATTCCCGCCTGCTGGAGAGGGCCGCCAAGATGAATGACAACTTTGGCGGCGGCTCGCTCACCGCCCTGCCCGTCATCGAGACGCAGGCCGGCGACGTGTCAGCCTACATTCCAACCAACGTCATCTCCATTACAGACGGACAG ATCTTCTTGGAGACGGAGCTGTTCTACAAAGGTATCCGTCCTGCCATCAACGTCGGTCTGTCAGTGTCTCGCGTCGGCTCAGCGGCTCAGACCAGGGCCATGAAGCAG GTGGCCGGCACCATGAAGCTGGAGCTGGCCCAGTACCGCGAGGTGGCTGCCTTTGCCCAGTTCGGCTCCGACCTGGACGCCGCCACGCAGCAGCTGCTGAACCGCGGCGTGCGTCTGACAGAGCTCCTCAAACAGGGCCAGTACT CTCCCATGGCCATTGAAGAGCAGGTCACCGTCATCTACGCCGGCGTGAGGGGGCACCTGGACAAGATGGAGCCCAGCAAGATCACCAAGTTCGAGAAGGCCTTCCTGCAGCACATCCTGAGCCAGCACCAAGACCTGCTGGCAGCCATCAG ggccGACGGCCAAATCTCTGAGGCCTCAGACGCCAAGCTCAAACAGACTGTGCTCAGCTTCCTCTCCAGCTTTGAGTAA
- the LOC133163493 gene encoding dnaJ homolog subfamily B member 5-like codes for MVLIWTQFGVKNKNVNVKCKVRVMHRGDSSGSASSAEGTKSEPDTPCLSIKPSAGKDFYKVLGVAPQSNEDEIKKAYRKMALKFHPDKNSEADAEDRFKEIAEAYEVLTDPAKKSVYDQFGEEGLKSGMSAAGQGNTFRNQFPTDPHATFSSFFHGSDHFDIFFGHDCDDDELFNPFRRFPFSHVGAYPGQESGGGLRRGVRRPRAKALVRELPVSLEDVMHGCTKHVKITRSRLGPDGRSLWTEDKVLNVVVKKGWKAGTKITFPREGDETPNSTPADVTFVLCDAEHPQYKRNGSNIIYTASITLKEALCGCTVNVPTLDNRLMPLPCSDVIRPGAVRRLRGEGLPVARSPSRRGDLVVEFQVTFPDRIPPQSREIIKHSLGQC; via the exons ATGGTTCTCATCTGGACACAGTTTGGAGTCAAGAACAAAAATGTCAACGTCAAGTGCAAAGTTCGGGTGATGCACAGAGGAGACAGCTCGGGATCAGCTTCATCCGCg GAAGGAACCAAGTCTGAGCCGGACACGCCCTGCCTGTCCATCAAGCCCAGCGCCGGCAAGGACTTCTACAAAGTACTGGGCGTGGCGCCCCAGTCCAACGAAGACGAGATCAAGAAGGCCTACCGCAAGATGGCGCTCAAGTTCCACCCGGACAAAAATAGCGAGGCCGACGCCGAAGACCGCTTCAAAGAAATCGCAGAGGCCTACGAAGTTCTGACTGATCCTGCAAAGAAGAGCGTCTACGACCAGTTTGGGGAGGAAG GTCTCAAGAGTGGCATGTCAGCAGCGGGCCAAGGCAACACTTTCCGCAACCAATTCCCCACCGACCCGCACGCCACAttctcctccttcttccacGGCTCCGACCACTTTGACATCTTCTTCGGTCACGACTGCGACGACGACGAGCTCTTCAACCCCTTCCGCCGCTTCCCCTTCAGCCACGTGGGCGCTTACCCCGGGCAAGAGAGCGGCGGTGGCCTGAGACGGGGTGTGCGACGCCCCCGAGCCAAGGCCCTGGTACGCGAGTTGCCGGTCAGCCTGGAAGACGTGATGCACGGCTGCACCAAGCACGTCAAGATCACCCGCAGCCGCCTCGGTCCGGACGGCCGCAGCCTGTGGACCGAAGACAAGGTGCTGAACGTGGTGGTGAAGAAAGGCTGGAAGGCAGGCACCAAGATCACCTTCCCCCGGGAGGGCGACGAGACGCCCAACAGCACACCCGCTGACGTCACCTTCGTTCTATGTGACGCCGAGCACCCGCAGTACAAGAGAAACGGCTCCAACATCATCTACACGGCCAGCATCACCCTCAAAGAG gcccttTGCGGCTGCACAGTCAACGTTCCCACGCTGGACAACCGCCTCATGCCCTTGCCGTGCAGCGACGTCATCAGACCGGGCGCAGTCCGGCGCCTTCGCGGCGAGGGCCTGCCCGTCGCCCGCAGCCCGTCGCGGCGGGGCGACCTTGTGGTGGAGTTTCAAGTGACCTTTCCCGACAGGATCCCACCACAGTCTCGGGAAATCATCAAGCACAGTCTGGGCCAGTGCTAG